From a single Oxalobacter vibrioformis genomic region:
- a CDS encoding tetratricopeptide repeat protein, producing MTLSYHQRLTGNFHKTSALLLILALWLVSTTVMADTFSEGAKYFQQGDYARAHVYFKKAAEEGHVKGYVGLATLYEKGLGVKKDLAKAAYWQEKAAENGDVLAQYNTGVIYAESIGVKQDYAKAAFWYQKAAEQNDFGALNNLGNLYRDGNGVIQDHAKALALYKKAAELGAAEAMFNIGTSYRRGLGVKRDDIIATQWYKKAADKGYVDAQFNLGVSYWQGKGVAVDYVKAIEYYRKAAEQGMARAQLLLAEAYELGIGIRADRDKALYWYTKSAEQGNKDAQGKLKTLQ from the coding sequence ATGACATTGTCCTACCATCAACGCCTGACCGGCAACTTCCACAAAACATCCGCCCTGCTCCTGATCCTGGCATTATGGCTTGTTTCGACCACAGTCATGGCAGACACCTTTTCCGAAGGAGCAAAATATTTTCAACAGGGCGATTATGCCAGGGCGCATGTTTATTTCAAAAAAGCCGCTGAAGAAGGTCATGTCAAAGGCTACGTCGGCCTGGCGACCCTGTATGAAAAGGGACTCGGCGTCAAGAAGGATCTGGCAAAGGCGGCCTACTGGCAGGAAAAAGCAGCGGAAAACGGCGATGTGCTGGCACAGTACAATACCGGTGTAATCTATGCTGAAAGCATAGGGGTAAAGCAAGATTATGCGAAAGCTGCCTTTTGGTACCAGAAGGCAGCTGAGCAAAATGATTTTGGTGCACTGAACAACCTCGGCAACCTGTACCGGGATGGCAACGGCGTAATACAGGATCATGCCAAGGCGCTTGCACTATACAAGAAAGCAGCCGAACTTGGCGCCGCTGAAGCCATGTTTAATATCGGCACTTCTTACCGCCGTGGCCTTGGTGTAAAGCGCGATGACATTATTGCTACCCAATGGTACAAAAAAGCAGCCGACAAGGGATATGTCGACGCCCAGTTCAATCTCGGCGTTTCCTACTGGCAAGGCAAAGGCGTAGCGGTAGATTATGTCAAGGCGATTGAATACTACCGCAAGGCAGCCGAACAAGGCATGGCACGCGCTCAACTGCTCCTGGCAGAGGCCTACGAACTCGGCATCGGCATCAGAGCCGATCGTGACAAAGCCCTCTACTGGTACACCAAATCCGCCGAACAGGGTAACAAGGATGCCCAAGGAAAACTGAAAACACTGCAATAA
- a CDS encoding tetratricopeptide repeat protein, with the protein MTLSYHQRLTGNFHKTSALLLVLALWLVSTTVMADTFSEGAKYFQQGDYARAHVYFQKAAEEGHVKGYVGLATLYEKGFGVKKDLAKAAYWQEKAAENGDVLAQYNTGVIYDDGIGVRQDYAKAAYWYQKAADSSESSALNNLGNLYRHGNGVKQDYTKALTLYKKAAELENRTAMFNIAVFHDLGLGVKQDLTKAIQWYKKAADKGYADAQFNLGVSYWQGKGVAVDYVKAVEYYRKAAEQGMSRAQLLLGEAYELGIGIGADREKALYWYTKAAEQGDIDAQGKLKELQ; encoded by the coding sequence ATGACATTGTCCTACCATCAACGCCTGACCGGCAACTTCCACAAAACATCCGCCCTGCTCCTGGTCCTGGCATTATGGCTTGTTTCGACCACAGTCATGGCAGACACCTTTTCCGAAGGAGCAAAATATTTTCAACAGGGCGATTATGCCAGGGCGCATGTTTATTTCCAAAAAGCCGCTGAAGAAGGTCATGTCAAAGGCTACGTCGGCCTGGCGACCCTGTATGAAAAGGGATTCGGCGTCAAGAAGGATCTGGCAAAGGCGGCCTACTGGCAGGAAAAAGCAGCGGAAAACGGCGATGTACTGGCGCAGTACAATACCGGTGTAATCTATGATGATGGCATCGGCGTGAGGCAGGATTATGCCAAAGCCGCGTACTGGTACCAAAAAGCTGCCGACAGCAGCGAGTCAAGTGCCTTGAACAACCTCGGCAACCTGTATCGTCACGGCAACGGGGTAAAACAGGATTATACCAAGGCGCTTACACTATACAAGAAAGCGGCTGAACTGGAAAACCGCACTGCCATGTTCAATATTGCTGTTTTCCATGACCTGGGCCTGGGAGTGAAGCAAGACCTTACCAAGGCTATCCAATGGTACAAAAAAGCAGCCGACAAGGGATATGCCGACGCCCAATTCAATCTCGGCGTTTCCTACTGGCAAGGCAAAGGCGTAGCTGTGGATTATGTCAAGGCGGTTGAATACTACCGCAAGGCGGCAGAACAAGGCATGTCGCGAGCCCAACTGCTTCTGGGAGAGGCATACGAACTCGGCATCGGCATCGGGGCTGATCGCGAAAAAGCGCTCTACTGGTACACCAAAGCCGCCGAACAGGGAGATATCGATGCGCAGGGAAAACTGAAAGAATTGCAATGA